A single region of the Chitinivibrionales bacterium genome encodes:
- a CDS encoding DUF1287 domain-containing protein: protein MKQKCRIFISCLVVLWAQASSQEMDSIQIILDNCRDQSRITKYYDPSYVRLDYPMGDVPMDWGVCTDVVVRAFRAGGIDLQELIHRDMKANFAQYPDNWDLKKPDPNIDHRRVPNISNYMRRMGKEIRTSKTEKDYEPGDIVIWKLPNNLDHIGIVSDKVVEGSQRYCIYHNIGQGTRLEDILMKFRITGHFRYFNSN, encoded by the coding sequence CTGAAACAAAAATGTAGGATATTCATCTCTTGTTTGGTTGTGCTTTGGGCTCAAGCATCTTCTCAAGAAATGGATTCAATACAGATAATCTTGGATAATTGCAGAGATCAATCTAGGATAACCAAATACTATGATCCTTCATACGTAAGACTTGATTACCCTATGGGGGACGTTCCGATGGATTGGGGTGTATGCACGGATGTCGTTGTCAGAGCTTTCAGAGCAGGAGGAATTGATTTGCAGGAACTAATTCACAGGGATATGAAGGCCAACTTCGCACAATATCCCGATAATTGGGATTTAAAGAAGCCGGATCCTAATATTGACCATAGAAGAGTACCAAATATTTCGAATTATATGAGAAGAATGGGTAAGGAGATTCGAACTTCAAAAACCGAAAAAGACTACGAACCCGGGGATATTGTCATTTGGAAATTACCTAATAACCTTGACCATATCGGCATCGTCTCGGACAAAGTGGTTGAAGGTTCACAACGCTATTGTATTTACCATAATATTGGGCAAGGAACGAGATTAGAGGATATACTTATGAAATTTAGAATAACTGGTCATTTCAGGTATTTCAATTCCAATTAG